The Zerene cesonia ecotype Mississippi chromosome 4, Zerene_cesonia_1.1, whole genome shotgun sequence sequence GCGTAGAATTTATAGATGTACCATCTTCCCTGAAAAATGAAGTATTTACTAACATAGCAGAATCTTCTAAATTGccgaaattaaaatgtagcaTAAATAATGACTTAAGcaattttacaaatgattatgtaaaaaatctgTTCCCGAAAGAATCTGTCAGTACGATAAATCCACCAGATTTCCCatcaactttaattatttccgAGACTACAGATTCTTTCCTTACTGACGCTAATACAGTAGCAACAAATGATCCTACAACAATTCCAAGGGAATCCACCACAGAATTCGTCACTTCTACAATCCAGACAGAATTGCCATCCACTTCTGCTATTACAACTGATATTACTGATCTTCCTTCAACTGTAGAATTCACCACAACATCAAAAATTATGTCTCCGACTAACTCAGTTGTGTCTACGACTGTTGATATAAGCACTGATTTGCCTTCAACGTCTACGCCAGAAACAGCAGATCCTACAATTACAAAAGACCCTACAATAGCGACAGATGACCTTATAACAGTCACAGATGCATATACAACAGATTTTATCAGTACAAGATTTCCAACAGATTATCCAGAATCAACTTCAATGAATACTTTAGAGACGACAGATTTTTATTCTACGGAAGAGAGTACAATACTATCGACAGAAGATCTTACAACAATGCCCAATGAATCCACAACAGAATTTGTTAGTACTAGTACTCAAACTGAATTTCCATCGACTTCTATGATAACTACTGCCGTTACTGACCTTCCTTCAAGTACGGACTTTACTAAAATACCGACCAATGATTATTTTACGATTACCGACTCAGTGATATCTACGACTGATGATATAAACTCGGAATCACTTTCAACATCTGATACTACACAAGAAATAACAGATACTACAATCGAAAAAGATCCTACAACAGCGCTAGATGACCTTACAACAGATTTTCCATCTTCAATTATTACTGAGACTACAGATTATTCAACTACAGAAATTAGTACTATGATTTCGCCAGAAGATCTTCCAACAACGTCAGGCGCATCCTCAACAGAAATGTTTAGTACTATGACCCAAACTGAATTACCATCTATAATAACTACAGACGTTACTGAGCTTCTTTCTACTACAGAATATACTACAACACCAGCGTTTGAAATTTCCACGACGACTGACTCAGTTATCTCTACAACTGATTATATCGCCACTGATTTGCCTTCAATGTCTACACTAGAAATGACACACCCTACAATTACACAAGAACCTACAACAATGACAGACGCCTATACAACAGATTTCATCAGTACTATGATTCCAACAGATTTTCCACCAACGACTTCAATTAGTACTTCAGAGACACCAGATTTATTCCCTACAAAACAGAGTACAATAATCTCGACAGAAGATCTTCCAACGACGCCCGATGCATCCACAACAGAATTTGTCAGTACTACTATTCAAACTGAATTACCATCGACTTCTATAATTACAACGGACTTTCCTTCCACCACAGAATTTATTACGCCTCCAACATTTGAACTTTCTACGATAACCGATTCAGTGGTGTCTACCACTTATAATATCAGCACTGAGTGGCCATCAACAACTTATTCTATGCCAGAAACAACAGGAACTACATTTATACAAGACTCAACAACAACACATGAACCTACAACAACAACGAGCACACACACAACAGAATTTGTAAGTACGCTTGATCCAACAAATGTTCCATCGACTCCTGTTTTTACTTCAGAGACTACAGATTATGACTTTACAGAAGAGAGTACAATTAACGCGACAAATAACCCTACCACACAATTTAATACAACTGTGACGGAATATTTAAGTACTACTTCATGTGATGAATTTCAATCCACTTCTATAATTACGTCAGATGTTACTGATCTTCCTTCCACAACTGAATTTACTACACTACCAACGATTGAACTTTCTACGATAACCAGCTCAGTTATCTCTACGACTGATAATTTAAACACTGAATTACCTTCAACACTAGAAATAACAGATACTACAATAACACAAGAATCCACGACAACAATAAATGACACTACAACAGACTATTTCCCCACGGAAGAAAGTACAATAACAGTGACAGATGATCTTACAACACAATCAGATACAACCTCGACGGAATCTTTAAATCCTAGCACTCAAACCGAATTTTCATCGACTTCTATAACTACTACTGACATAACTGACCTGTTTTCCACTACAGATTCTTCTACACTACCAACGATTGAATTTTCTACGGTAACTGACTCAGTTGTATCTACCACTGATAATGTCAATACTGAGATACTATCCACAACTTATTCCACACCGGAAACAACATATACTACAATAACGCAAgatacaacaacaacaacagatGATCCTACAACAACGCCAATTATGACCGAGACGGAACCTGTAAGTTCTACAATTCACACTGAATTTCCATCAACTTCTATAATGACTACTAACATAACTGACCTTCCTTCAACTACAGAATTTTCTACATTACCAACGTCTGATATTTCTACGACAACAGATGCAGTGGTTTCTACCACTGATAATATTAACACTGAGTTGCCTTCAACTTCAAATACTATCTCAGAAATAACAGacacaacaaacacacaagaAACTACAATATCGACATATGATTCTACAACTACGCCCGGTTCTTCCACATCAGACTTTGTTAGTACAGTTACAACTGAATATCCTTCCACTGTTGTTATTACGTCAGAAGTTACTGACTTTTCATCAACTTCAGCATCTACTACAGGTTCAATAATTGACACACCTTCGACCTCTAAATTACCGACAGATATTACAAGTCCTCCTGAATCGCTATCAACTCTCACAACAATCGTTGATTCAAACCCTACGTCAACTactatagaaataaacattacaacaGAAAATACTAGGTATCCAGAGTCGACAACGAATGAAATAACAACTGTAGGAGAAATTGGGACATCAGAGTCAACCACAACAGAAAGTCCAATATATGACGAAGACTCTGGTTTTTGGACTGCATTGAACACAGCCTTGGTTGTAATTCCATCTGCTTGTGTAATAGGACTCTTATGTTTTGGAATATATGCTTGCTTTATATCGAAAAATGTGACAAATACAATGCAAAATTCTGTTGCAATGGAAGATGAAAGCAATATCCCGAAACTAGTAAATTTGTCCAGATCTAAGAGCATTGAATCTATGGTTTAAtggctaaatttatttattgtttaacatTGTGGATctgaaattcattaattagtatttaatattaataatccaGAATggatgaatgaaatttgtatttcaaGATAAGCACGTGGAAGTACGAAAAATTATGATTCCATTTAaacattgttaatatatacgagttaatttaaatgttaatattgtgttcatagattagaaaaaattaaatacttaggTTAATATACACTgggaattaaattataacaaagtaatataggtaattttaatttgaaatattacttttaagtattcatttgttttgtattcgagtatattttgtacttactatttatgtatgttttcttattctatttattatttttacgctataagaaattattaatggGATAAAGCGGCCAATTGTATAATTTCACAagctttgtttttgttttttataccttataacaaataaataagttaatgtCTCATTACTCCTATGTACCATCtgaattcttaaaaatttggcatgcatttttttaattgtttttttaaattctttctaATAGTGATTCCCTGTTATTGATTAAATGGTAAAGTTGTAAATTAACTGGTATCTTATCTATGAAATGATAATTTCAAGTGCATTCATATTTGGAGGACTCTTTTTAGTCAAGTATTCAGCTTTGATTGGATTTGATGCAGATTGAGAttcgtattaaattatttatgagaatatatgtactttttatgtataaatatataaaaaaaaatatttgtgattttaaaaCTCAACTAtcttatcaataattaaagtCACAATAACACTACAATCCTATTACAAACCAAATCGATATtacgattataaataaaaattgacgTAAAGTATCCGAAAGGAAATACAGAttagaaaaaacattaataaaaaacaactatGTTCTGATCATATAACGATGTTGGATAAAACGATCAGAGAATTATTAGTGTTATTACACTATTAGACACATTTGTCtaaatatttcttcttttGCATTGTTTTTAGTTCAATCAAATACTTGTATTCAACATCCAAATCACTTGAAGAtgcaatttgtaaaaaattttaatcatggATTAATGTGAAGTGACGAAGTGTTGTGTTAATTATTaagacataatttatattatagagaaTGGTGGggtaagtttattattatataaggtTTTTAGTTAAAAGAGAAGGATTTTACCAGTTGTATagttagtaattaattaaaaataagcctAATTTCCTTGTAGTGTTACCTACATCATGCAATAATAGTATTAAAGAGATAGTATTGATtagttattctttttatttataagtatcctataaaatatatgctatATGCTATACCAAAAATGAAATGATCTTGTTGGAGGTAAAAGCTAATCAATCCAAGAATTatagatatgtaaatattatagtatgtaAACCATATAGCAAACAAATTCTCCAATTTAAGGATTGTATAAAAGTATTCAGTTATAATGAGCTTGAAGATaagttagtaataaaaaaatgctatgTTACCTACAAGAGAAGATTAAAACGTAATGATCAAGATTTTTATTCgcataataattacttatcaaATGagcaattaaaatcaaatcatatCACCACAGACTctcaaacaaaattacaacCTGCTCATTCCATTGACAATAGTATAACAGAACACAGTATTACAGAATTCGATAATTTTACATGCACCTCTGTTATAAGAGATGCTAACCCCATCAATCACAATAACAGTAACATAACTTTGGATATCAAAGAATCAAACAgttattcaataattcaataatattaaaaaaattagaatCAAATGCTTattccttttcttttttttttgttataagatCCTACAAATAAGGTGGTATACTAGTAAAGAAGTGAATTTACTGTCTTTTAAGGTAACAGTATAAAGATATTTCGATTACTTTAGGTCGTGAATATTTCAAGAGGTCAGCAGTTTAGTGCAATTTGTTCGGTCTCACGCGCCTCGGGTGTGGATGAGCCAACTAGCTACAATGAAATGTGACCAACGCCTAAACTGTAGGAGATGGCGGCTTAATACTGAATCTTGATCGTTTATTtagtactagcggtccgccccggcttcacccgtggtatgTTTGTACTCTCCATAGGAAcctcaataaaaacataaaaatttatccgAATTGATCAACCCATTTTCGAGTTTTACgattggtaatttttttatttatatatggatTAAATTTAGTATGCAGACAGTTCGGAGGCgataatttcttttgtttgtataGAGGTGGGTTAGTAAAAGCTAGACTTCAAGTTGTAGGGTCGTCACCCTTTATATCATTGTAGCAATACTACAGAAAATTTACAAGACATTATTATCTTTGGTCCTGTTCGTACTTTATACCTATCAATAatgaagttataaataacgatcagttaacacaaaaaaacgtAAAACGTACCTACTTGCTTATAGTCCGACTGATATAGCCGGAGCGAGATCAGACGCAGTATTTTTAAGCGAACGTgctctaaatataatataaaagatgcCACACTCATGGActgttttatctataaatatttaaaagcaatagatatatatttaagtgcaCGATAActagttaatataattaattaaaataacaaattgaatgCTGGCCGCTGATAAGATACGACAAGTGACAACTGTGCGTTCGGATTCCTACGCGTTATTCTAAAACGCTTCATAGAGGTTCGTACATTTCAGCTGTCAGCACCGACGGTCAGCGCGCCGTCAGCGTGACTCTAAAACCAGCCTTAAGTGCCATCAGTGTAAATATGAACCGTAATAAGCTGATATTTGGACCTAGCACACATGTCGTTAGACAGTGATCGATCTGAATTATtacatcataaaattttatgacgcCGAAACGCTCAGGTATGTGACTCAAAACGTGCATCTTGAAATTTAAGCGAAGCAAATATGACAGGTTTTGTGCAatcttttttgtgtttctacACGTAAATACTCATGAAGtgtaatcataaatattcataatcgTGTATGGAATTTAAAGAAACGGCCGCTCGGAAAGTCATATTCATTCAACCATTAGTGATATAGAGAATGCTCAAGAAACCACacatatattgaaaaacataaGCTTCCTCCTAGTGCAGTCGAGTAAACAAAGTTCAAATAGCTGGTATAATCCGCTCGCACC is a genomic window containing:
- the LOC119839775 gene encoding mucin-5AC-like, encoding MVLNQSLIKLYKPYHALDNTNNLHTNSSNNNKTLIVLSQHCVEFIDVPSSLKNEVFTNIAESSKLPKLKCSINNDLSNFTNDYVKNLFPKESVSTINPPDFPSTLIISETTDSFLTDANTVATNDPTTIPRESTTEFVTSTIQTELPSTSAITTDITDLPSTVEFTTTSKIMSPTNSVVSTTVDISTDLPSTSTPETADPTITKDPTIATDDLITVTDAYTTDFISTRFPTDYPESTSMNTLETTDFYSTEESTILSTEDLTTMPNESTTEFVSTSTQTEFPSTSMITTAVTDLPSSTDFTKIPTNDYFTITDSVISTTDDINSESLSTSDTTQEITDTTIEKDPTTALDDLTTDFPSSIITETTDYSTTEISTMISPEDLPTTSGASSTEMFSTMTQTELPSIITTDVTELLSTTEYTTTPAFEISTTTDSVISTTDYIATDLPSMSTLEMTHPTITQEPTTMTDAYTTDFISTMIPTDFPPTTSISTSETPDLFPTKQSTIISTEDLPTTPDASTTEFVSTTIQTELPSTSIITTDFPSTTEFITPPTFELSTITDSVVSTTYNISTEWPSTTYSMPETTGTTFIQDSTTTHEPTTTTSTHTTEFVSTLDPTNVPSTPVFTSETTDYDFTEESTINATNNPTTQFNTTVTEYLSTTSCDEFQSTSIITSDVTDLPSTTEFTTLPTIELSTITSSVISTTDNLNTELPSTLEITDTTITQESTTTINDTTTDYFPTEESTITVTDDLTTQSDTTSTESLNPSTQTEFSSTSITTTDITDLFSTTDSSTLPTIEFSTVTDSVVSTTDNVNTEILSTTYSTPETTYTTITQDTTTTTDDPTTTPIMTETEPVSSTIHTEFPSTSIMTTNITDLPSTTEFSTLPTSDISTTTDAVVSTTDNINTELPSTSNTISEITDTTNTQETTISTYDSTTTPGSSTSDFVSTVTTEYPSTVVITSEVTDFSSTSASTTGSIIDTPSTSKLPTDITSPPESLSTLTTIVDSNPTSTTIEINITTENTRYPESTTNEITTVGEIGTSESTTTESPIYDEDSGFWTALNTALVVIPSACVIGLLCFGIYACFISKNVTNTMQNSVAMEDESNIPKLVNLSRSKSIESMV